In Pseudomonas sp. HR96, the DNA window GGCCGGCGGCAAAGGCGCGCTCGATCACCTCGGTGCCATGGCAGACGTCGCCGCTGCATTCGATGATCAGGTCGGAGTTATCCACCAGATCATTCAATGAGTTGGTCAATACGGAACTCAGGGGAAAATCCTGAAGCGTATCAAGTGGCCGACGAGTCAGAATTCTGGTGATCTGGATATCGTTATAGTGCTTGGCAACCATGCGCACCAAAGCCAACGAAATCATGCCTGTACCACTAATACCAACGCGCGTAATCGATGATCTGTCCATGGGCCTTCAAAACCTTCAAAGTTTGGGAGTAACAGGCTCTTGCCCAACAAAGTTGGCGGCCCTTGATTTTCATGCTGAGCACTACGCAGTTACTCTCGCGTGGCGTACCCATCAATATTCAGTGCTTTATGGACCCTACTGCCGAATCAGGAGTTGATGCCGGCCGATACATCGTCACGCGTCAGCGCCGCGCTCCAGAAATCCGAGAGCCGCCATAGTGGCTAAGTGCTCTGACGGACGACCTGCGCGCGAGTTCAAAATTTTTGATAAAAAAATTTCAAGGACTTACGAAGCCTAGCTGGCCGTCGCCGAAAAAGCCGTCAAATCATTGTCGCCAACTTTAAGCGCGGCGGCGGCCAGCAATTCCACTGGCACCTGGACGCTTTCGACGACGCTTGGGACAGCCAGCCCGTGCTCGTCGAGCAGGACTTCACGAGCTGAATAACCATCGACGAAGACAACGGTACGGTTGAAGGGAGAGTTTTCGTTCATGACAATTGCCTCATGCAAAAAAGTAGAACAGTTGAGCGTCAATGCCTTGTCCGTATGAACCGCATACGGACGGCTGGTTGAGTGCCTGACTCAAGCAGACAACGCCTCATTGAAAAAACGCGATCACCTCGATCGTCAGACACGCGCACCCGCCTCCACAAAAACGAAAATCCGTTTGGAAAACGAGTCAGGAGGATGGTGGCTTCGGTAACTACTCGGGGACCGTACAAACCTGTGACGTCGCAAACTGCCGAACGTGCCAAGGGCCGGTAAATTATTTTCACGCTCCTGGCGGCGATTTAATGGCCGTCGCCGGGAGGAAGTCAACAGTTTGAGAGGGCCTCATGTCGGATTTTTTGACGCAACCATGATGGCATTTTCAAATGTCGCACCTATCTCGTTGTTTTTCTTATAAATTCACTCAAAAACTCAGCATGACACGACTTAAATTTCATGCTGATAAGGGCGCACGTTCTGAAAAAGGGGCTGTCCGAGCCGTTTGTCGGGGGTTGTTTGCCAGTAATTTGGCAAGGGGCCACTATGCCGCCCAGAGTCACCGTGAATGGAATGACCGTCAGGCGCGCGGACAGGTAGGCCTCCTGTCTCGACATACGCGTGGGCCGTGACTATGAATGCCAGGATTGCCCTATGAAAAGATTTGTCGTGCTCGATAGTTTCCGCGGCCTTTGCGCCCTGGCCGTTGTTCTGTTTCATACCTATGTTGTGCAAAGCATTGCCGAGCTGGAGTTTTTCAAGAACTCCTTTGTGCTCGTCGAGTTCTTTTTCATCCTCAGCGGTTTCGTCCTGTTCCATACCTATGGGCAACGACTGAACACCGGCAGCGACTTGAAGAACTTCTTCATCAGCCGCACCGCGCGCATCTTCCCTCTGCACTTGACCATGCTCGCGGTCTATCTCGTGTTGGAATGTGGACGCAAACTCGCGGAAAACAAAGGCTTCAGCTTCAACGAACCGGCCTTCAGCGGCGCCACGGCACCTCATGAACTGCTGCCCAATGCGCTGCTGCTGCAGTCCTGGCTGAACAACACCATCACCGGCTCATTCAACTACCCGTCGTGGAGCATCAGCATCGAGTACTACCTTTACTTGATCTTCGGCGCCCTTGCCCTGCTCGCCCGCAATAACAAGATCAAGATTTTCGCGGTGATTTCACTGGTTTCCTTCATCACTTTGTGGAACGGTGAAAGTTGGCTGAAACTGGAAATCTTCCGCGGCACTTCAAGCTTCTTCGCCGGTGCCTGCCTGTACCTGGTCTACAACCGGATCAAGGACCTTGACCTGCACGGCGTGGATTTCAACCTGCTGGAAATCGCCCTGGTGTTGGGCAGCTACCGCTTGATCGTGTCTTCCATCGACCACAAAGGTGTCTACGCAACGCTGCTGTTCTGCGTATTGATCCTGGTGTTTTCCTTCGAGCGTGGGGTGATCTCGCGTCTGCTCAGCCATCGGGTATTTCTCTGGCTCGGCAGCCTGTCGTTCTCCATCTACCTTACCCATGCAGCCATTCTGTTCGTCTACAAGAGCGGCATCATCGTGCTGGGCAAGCTGCTGCACACCGACTTCACCGAGACGCTGCAGGGCCATGACATGCCCGATATGATGAAGTACATCTCGACCCACAGCATGCTGCTGGATAACGGCATCGTGCTGCTGCAACTGGCAACGGTGCTCGCGGTGTCGGCCTTGACCTACAAGTACGTCGAACTCACCGGCATGCAACTGGGCAAGCGCCTGACTCGCAAGAAGAACATCACCCCGGACTCGATGCAGGGCGCGGCAAGCTGATCGCGCAGGAGGGGGCCAAGCGCCCCCTTCGTTCTTCACCGCCACTACCCTCCCCCGCTCAAGCCGCCGCACGATCCTCGGCCACTGCTCAGCCCTCGGCCACTGATTAGCCAAATTGTCATCGCTGCTTAGGCAAATCATGGTTTCGCCGCTCGCTCACCCCCCAGCACAATGGCGCTCACTCACAGCGCAAAGGACGCCCCCATGACGTTTTCCATTGTCGGCCGCTGCGCCACCACTGGCCAGCTGGGCATCGCCATCAGCTCCTCGAGCATCGCCGTCGGCGCGCGCTGCCCCTGGTTGCAGCCCGGGGTTGGCGCCGTGGCGACCCAGAACATCACCCTGCCCGCCCTTGGCCCGGCAGTTCTCGAGCAACTGGAGGCCGGCGTGGCGCCCAGTGCGGCACTGGAGAAGGCTCTGGCCGGCCATGATTTCAGCCAGTTCCGCCAGCTGACCGCTATCGATCATCTAGGCCGCACGGCGCACTTCAGCGGCAGCCAGACCCTGGGCATCCATCACGCCCGCTCGGGCGAGCAATGCGTGGGGGCCGGCAACATGCTCGCGGCGCAAGGCGTGATCGACGCTCTGGTGGAAGGTTTCGAACACAGCCAGGGTCAGCTGGGTGACCGTCTGCTGGCGGCCATGCAGGCGGCCGTCACCGCCGGCGGCGAAGCCGGACCGGTACATTCGGCGGCGCTGCTGGTGGTCGGCGACGTCAGCTGGCCGATCGTCGATCTGCGGGTCGACTGGGCCGAACAAGATCCGATCAAACAACTCGCCGAGCTCTGGCAGGCCTATCGTCCACAACTGCAGGATTACCTTACCCGCGCCCTGGACCCGACCCAGGCGCCCAGCTACGGCGTACCCGGGGACCAATGAATGAACGATAGCCGCACCTTGCTGGCCCATCTGATCGGCTTCGACACCACCAGCCGCGAGTCCAACCTGCAACTGATCGAGTTCGCCCAGAACTACCTGCGCGGCCTGGGCGTGAGCTGTGAGCTGATTTTCAATGCAGAACGCAGCAAGGCCAACCTGTTCGCCAGCATCGGCCCGACGGACCGGCCCGGGGTCGTGCTCTCCGGTCACACTGATGTAGTACCGGTGGACGGCCAGGCCTGGACGGTGCCGCCGTTCGCCCTGACCGAGCATGACGGCAAGCTGTATGGCCGTGGCAGCGCCGACATGAAAGGCTACATCGCCTGCGTGCTGGCGGCCGTGCCGCGCCTGCTGGCCAGCGACCTGCAGATGCCGGTGCATATTGCCCTGTCCTACGACGAGGAAGTCGGCTGTCTGGGGGTGCGCTCGCTGCTGGCGGAACTGGCGCAGCGTCCGCACAAGCCGCTGCTGTGCATCATAGGCGAGCCCACCGAGCTCAAGCCGGTGCTCGGCCACAAGGGCAAGCTGGCGATGCGCTGCGACGTGCATGGCGCCGCCTGCCACTCGGCCTATGCACCGCTGGGGGTCAACGCCATTGAATATGCCGCCGAACTGATCGGCGAGTTGGGGCGTATCGGCAGCCGCTTGCGTGACCACCAGGATGCCCGCTTCGATCCGCCCTGGTCGACGGTGCAGACCGGCGTGATCGCCGGTGGCAAGGCGCTGAACATTGTGCCCGCCGACTGCCGTTTCGATTTCGAGGTGCGCACGCTGCCGGCCCATGACCCACGCAAGGTCGCCAGCCAGTTGCAGGATTACGCCGAACAGCAGTTGCTGCCGCGCATGCGCGCCGTGCATGCAGGCAGCCAGATCGCGTTCACCGAGTTGTCGACTTACCCGGGTTTGCTCACCGACCAACACAGCAAGGCAGCGCAGCTGATTGCCCGCTGCTGCGGATCGAGCGAATTCGGCACCGTGGCCTTTGGTACCGAGGGTGGGTTGTTCGACGCCATCGGGATTGCCACCGTGGTCTGCGGCCCGGGCAGCATGGACCAGGGGCACAAGCCGGATGAATTCGTCAGCGTGGCGCAGCTGGAGGCCTGCGACCAGATGCTTGCCAGGCTCACCGAGGCGTTGACGGCGGCGGTAGACTTGTAGCCCCGGCTGGATTACCCGGCCGTGGCCCGGGCTTGCACCGGGCACCAGGCGCGGTGCAGGTTCAACGCGGTATTGATGATGCCCAAGTGGCTGAACGCCTGCGGAAAGTTGCCAAGCATGCGCCCGGCGTGCGGGTCGTACTGCTCGGCGAGCAGGCCAACGTCGTTGCACAGCCCGCTCAGGCGCTCGAACAGCGCGCTGGCGTCCGCCGTGCGGCCCAGCAGCACGTAGGCATCGGCCAGCCAGAACGAACACACCAGAAAGGTACCTTCCCCAGGGCTCAGGCCATCGTCGGTGGCCTGGGTGTCGTAGCGCAGCAGCAGACCGTCGCGCAGCAGGCGCTGCTCGATCTGCGCCACCGTCGCCAGCACCCGGGGATCGTCGGGCGGCAGGAAGCCGGTCAAGACGATCTGCAGCAGGCTGGCGTCCATATGGCTGGAGCCGTAGGCCTGGACGAAACAACCCAGCGCCGGGTCGAGCGCGTGTTCGCAGACCTGGCGATGAATCTGGTCGGCGACCGCACGGCAATGTTCGGCGCGCAGCCTCCCGGCCGGTGTGTCATCGGCCGATTGTGCCCAGCGATCGAACGCGACCCAGGCCATGACCTTGGAATGGGTGAAGTGCTGCGGCTCACCGCGAATCTCCCAGAGACCGGCGTCGGGCTGGTGCCAGATCTTTTCCAGATACGGCTGCAGCACCTGGGAAATCGCCGAGCCGCGTGCGTGATGGGGCATGCCGCCCTTGCGCGCCTGGGTCATGGCGTCCACCACTTCGCCGTAGACGTCGATCTGCAACTGCCCCGCCGCCAGGTTGCCGATGCGTACCGGCCGGGACTGCTCGTAGCCGGCCAGCCAGGGCAATTCGTATTCCGGCAACCGTCGTTCGCCAGCCAGGCCGTACATGATCTGGATCTGCTCGGGGTTGCCCGCCACCGAACGCAGCAGCCAGTCGCGCCAGGCGCTGGCCTCTTCGTAATAGCCCAGGTTCATGAACGCCAGCAGGGTCATGGTGGCGTCGCGCAGCCAGCAGTAGCGGTAATCCCAGTTGCGCTCGCCGCCGATGCGTTCGGGCAGCGAGGTGGTCACCGCCGCGACGATGCCACCGGTGGGCCGATAGGTCATGGCCTTGAGGGTGATGAGTGAGCGCTTGACCAGCTCGGTCCAGGGGCCGACATCGGGGCAGCGGTCGGAAAATTCGCGCCAGAAGCGCTCGGTTTCCGCCAGCGCCTGCTCGCCGTCGAAGCCGTCGCGCAGGGGCAGATGCGATGGTTGATGCGCCAGAGTGAAGACGTGACGTTCGTGGGCTCGCACGACAAAGTGGCTACCGGTGCTCTGGTCCTTGGCGTGCAGCGAGGACGGGCTGCGCAGCACCAGCATTTCCGGCCCGGCTACGGCCGTGAGGGTGCGCGGTACGGCCTTTTCCACCCAGGGCACACTGTTGCCGTAGTCGAAACGAATGGCCAGGTCCATCTCGAACGGCACCTCGCCCTCCAGCCCCTCGACAATGCGCAACACGGCGCTTTGCTCGCCCATGGGCATGCAGTCGATCAGCCGGGCGCTGCCACTGGCCGTGTGAAAGGTGGTTTCCAGAATCAGCGTCCCGGCACGGTACTGCCGGCTGCGCTGGATCACCGGCTCACGCGGGGCGATCAGCCAGCGGCCGTTTTCGTGCTCGCCGAGCAAGGCCGCAAAACAGGCCGGGGAATCGAAGCGGGGGAAGCACAACCAATCCAGCGAACCATCCCGGGCGACCAGCGCGGCAGTCTTGCAGTTGCCGAGCAATGCGTAGTCTTCGATCAAAGCAGCCATGGGGTTACGACCTTGTGCGATACGGATCAGGAAGAAGAACGACCTCGGGGCAGGATCATCCGGGTAATGGCGTCGGCGGCGCCCTCTTCGGCATTGCTGCCGGTGACGGCGCTGGCATGGCGTTTGACCTCGTCACTGCTCTGCCCCATTGCCACCGAAAAGCCGGCGCGGCGAAACATCGGGATGTCATTGCCGCCATCGCCCAGGGCGGCGGTCTGCGCCAGGTCGACGCCCAGGTAATCGGCCAGGCTGGCCAGGGCATCGCCTTTGTTGGCCGCCAGGTCCGTGACGTCCAGGTAGTAATCCTGCGAGCGGGAGGCCAGCGCCCGGCCTTCGATGCGTGGCAGCAGCGCTTGCTCGAGCTTGATGAGCAGGTCGAAATCGGCGCTGGTGGCGACGATCTTGTCGACCCGGTCCAGATAGGGTTCGAAGCTGGGCACCACAACTTCGTCATAGCCCAGCACATCGCGTTCCTTCTGCATGTAGGCGGCGCTGCGGTCGCGCACCAGCCACTGGTCGTCGGCGAAAAGCCAGACCGCCACCGGATGCCTGGCGAACAGGGCCAGGGCAATACGTGCCGCGTCGGGGTGCAGGTGACTGACCTTTATATAGCTGCCGTCGGCAGCCATCAGCGTCCCGCCGTTGAAGGCGGCCACCGGCACCTCGATGCCCAGTTGGGCAAT includes these proteins:
- a CDS encoding acyltransferase, yielding MKRFVVLDSFRGLCALAVVLFHTYVVQSIAELEFFKNSFVLVEFFFILSGFVLFHTYGQRLNTGSDLKNFFISRTARIFPLHLTMLAVYLVLECGRKLAENKGFSFNEPAFSGATAPHELLPNALLLQSWLNNTITGSFNYPSWSISIEYYLYLIFGALALLARNNKIKIFAVISLVSFITLWNGESWLKLEIFRGTSSFFAGACLYLVYNRIKDLDLHGVDFNLLEIALVLGSYRLIVSSIDHKGVYATLLFCVLILVFSFERGVISRLLSHRVFLWLGSLSFSIYLTHAAILFVYKSGIIVLGKLLHTDFTETLQGHDMPDMMKYISTHSMLLDNGIVLLQLATVLAVSALTYKYVELTGMQLGKRLTRKKNITPDSMQGAAS
- a CDS encoding DUF1028 domain-containing protein, translating into MTFSIVGRCATTGQLGIAISSSSIAVGARCPWLQPGVGAVATQNITLPALGPAVLEQLEAGVAPSAALEKALAGHDFSQFRQLTAIDHLGRTAHFSGSQTLGIHHARSGEQCVGAGNMLAAQGVIDALVEGFEHSQGQLGDRLLAAMQAAVTAGGEAGPVHSAALLVVGDVSWPIVDLRVDWAEQDPIKQLAELWQAYRPQLQDYLTRALDPTQAPSYGVPGDQ
- the argE gene encoding acetylornithine deacetylase, with the translated sequence MNDSRTLLAHLIGFDTTSRESNLQLIEFAQNYLRGLGVSCELIFNAERSKANLFASIGPTDRPGVVLSGHTDVVPVDGQAWTVPPFALTEHDGKLYGRGSADMKGYIACVLAAVPRLLASDLQMPVHIALSYDEEVGCLGVRSLLAELAQRPHKPLLCIIGEPTELKPVLGHKGKLAMRCDVHGAACHSAYAPLGVNAIEYAAELIGELGRIGSRLRDHQDARFDPPWSTVQTGVIAGGKALNIVPADCRFDFEVRTLPAHDPRKVASQLQDYAEQQLLPRMRAVHAGSQIAFTELSTYPGLLTDQHSKAAQLIARCCGSSEFGTVAFGTEGGLFDAIGIATVVCGPGSMDQGHKPDEFVSVAQLEACDQMLARLTEALTAAVDL
- a CDS encoding glycoside hydrolase family 15 protein, translated to MAALIEDYALLGNCKTAALVARDGSLDWLCFPRFDSPACFAALLGEHENGRWLIAPREPVIQRSRQYRAGTLILETTFHTASGSARLIDCMPMGEQSAVLRIVEGLEGEVPFEMDLAIRFDYGNSVPWVEKAVPRTLTAVAGPEMLVLRSPSSLHAKDQSTGSHFVVRAHERHVFTLAHQPSHLPLRDGFDGEQALAETERFWREFSDRCPDVGPWTELVKRSLITLKAMTYRPTGGIVAAVTTSLPERIGGERNWDYRYCWLRDATMTLLAFMNLGYYEEASAWRDWLLRSVAGNPEQIQIMYGLAGERRLPEYELPWLAGYEQSRPVRIGNLAAGQLQIDVYGEVVDAMTQARKGGMPHHARGSAISQVLQPYLEKIWHQPDAGLWEIRGEPQHFTHSKVMAWVAFDRWAQSADDTPAGRLRAEHCRAVADQIHRQVCEHALDPALGCFVQAYGSSHMDASLLQIVLTGFLPPDDPRVLATVAQIEQRLLRDGLLLRYDTQATDDGLSPGEGTFLVCSFWLADAYVLLGRTADASALFERLSGLCNDVGLLAEQYDPHAGRMLGNFPQAFSHLGIINTALNLHRAWCPVQARATAG
- a CDS encoding HAD family hydrolase, coding for MSGAAQLPIRLVLSDIDGTLLRPDHSFGDKTLAAFAQLREAGVALSLASARPPLAMRKQIAQLGIEVPVAAFNGGTLMAADGSYIKVSHLHPDAARIALALFARHPVAVWLFADDQWLVRDRSAAYMQKERDVLGYDEVVVPSFEPYLDRVDKIVATSADFDLLIKLEQALLPRIEGRALASRSQDYYLDVTDLAANKGDALASLADYLGVDLAQTAALGDGGNDIPMFRRAGFSVAMGQSSDEVKRHASAVTGSNAEEGAADAITRMILPRGRSSS